One stretch of Schlesneria sp. DSM 10557 DNA includes these proteins:
- a CDS encoding ribonucleotide-diphosphate reductase subunit beta — MLDTTTFENIPTGTTVSRSGRVNAREKRLINCHQVDVNQLMPLKYQWAWEHYLNGCANHWMPTEVPMNKDIETWKSSKLTDDERRVILRNLGFFATAESLVGNNLVLAIFRHVTNAECRQYLLRQAFEEAVHSHTFLYIVESLGLNEGEVFNMYHEVPAIARKDELEMELTAEVLDPEFTTDTFEGAQKFLKNLIGYYIIMEGVFFYTGFVMVLSFHRRNLMTGIGEQFQYILRDETIHLNFGIDLINGIRAENPELWTADFQQSMIERVKRAVELEIDYARDVLPRGVLGLNADLFRDYVQFIADRRLERIGLPTQYGSSNPFPWMSETIDLSKEKNFFETRVTEYQSASTLSWD, encoded by the coding sequence ATGCTGGATACCACTACCTTCGAAAATATACCGACCGGCACAACTGTCTCTCGATCGGGGAGGGTGAATGCACGCGAAAAGCGGCTCATCAATTGTCACCAGGTCGATGTCAATCAGTTGATGCCCCTGAAATATCAATGGGCCTGGGAGCATTACCTGAATGGCTGTGCGAATCACTGGATGCCGACGGAAGTTCCGATGAACAAGGATATCGAGACTTGGAAATCCAGTAAGTTGACGGATGACGAACGTCGAGTGATTCTTCGAAACCTTGGCTTTTTCGCGACAGCGGAGAGCCTTGTTGGCAACAATCTCGTGCTGGCAATCTTTCGACATGTGACGAACGCTGAATGCCGTCAGTACCTGCTTCGGCAGGCGTTTGAAGAGGCGGTGCATTCACACACGTTTCTTTACATTGTCGAGAGCCTCGGGCTGAATGAGGGTGAAGTCTTCAACATGTATCATGAGGTTCCCGCCATTGCTCGGAAGGATGAGCTGGAGATGGAACTCACGGCGGAAGTTCTTGATCCCGAGTTTACAACCGACACGTTTGAAGGGGCGCAGAAGTTTCTGAAAAACCTGATTGGTTACTACATCATCATGGAGGGAGTATTCTTTTATACCGGATTCGTGATGGTGCTCTCGTTTCACCGCAGGAATTTGATGACGGGGATCGGTGAACAATTTCAGTACATTCTTCGGGATGAAACGATCCATCTCAATTTCGGTATCGACCTGATCAACGGTATTCGGGCCGAAAACCCGGAGTTATGGACTGCGGATTTCCAGCAGTCCATGATTGAACGAGTGAAGCGCGCTGTTGAGTTAGAGATTGACTACGCTCGAGACGTGCTCCCCCGAGGTGTCTTGGGGTTGAATGCCGATCTGTTCCGTGACTACGTGCAGTTTATTGCCGACCGCAGACTCGAGCGCATCGGCCTGCCGACTCAATACGGTTCATCGAATCCGTTTCCTTGGATGAGTGAAACAATTGATCTCTCGAAAGAGAAGAATTTCTTTGAGACTCGGGTCACCGAGTATCAGAGCGCATCAACGCTGAGTTGGGACTGA
- a CDS encoding ribonucleoside-diphosphate reductase subunit alpha encodes MLRAPHEWIVRKRDGRQVLFEIGRIRDAISNAFRAELNLADSAPLDQDIANDIADVVQSVSDDVAPLASQSSGIDVERIQDLVEMDLMARGHYRVARRYIIYRSEHAKMRALRGEIDLVEVPAQPHIVLEDGTRVPFDPRRVRKRIHEAAAGLGDVVVVDELVDEVMRSIFDGIRVTEIYRAQILAARSRIERDPAYDVVASRLMLNVIYQEALGETPSHKSLLKLHQDQFEHYIIDGIRAGRLSPELRGFDLARLACAMQPERDGQFRYLGLQAIYDRYLLHVNGQRIETPQFFWMRVAMGVALKEQCREDRAIQFYNMLSTFRFTSATPTLFNSGTPHPQLSSCYLSTVNDDLQHIFKVVSDNAVLSKWAGGLGNDWTNIRATNAHIHGTNGMSQGVIPFLKVVNDAAVAVNQGGKRKGAVCSYLETWHLDIEEFLDLRKNTGDDRRRTHDMHTANWIPDLFMKRVSQDGHWTLFSPDEVSDLHDLYGQTFDERYEEYERLAAEGEIRLHRKVSAAELWRKMLTRLFETGHPWITFKDPSNIRSPQDHVGVVHSSNLCTEILLNTSHDEIAVCNLGSINLVAHVTENGLDLERLRETVTIAVRMLDNVIDINFYPTPEAAASNQRHRPVGLGLMGFQDALCKLGTSYASQEAVRFADQSMEAISYFAIMASAALAAERGTYSTYSGSKWDRGLLPIDTLDLVERERGMPISVDRASTLDWQAVRDAVATCGMRNSNVLAIAPTATISTIIGVSQSIEPAYKHLYAKSNLSGEFTQVNESLVGELKKLGLWDFQMLDELKYFDGSLQNIGRIPLEIRQRYLTAFEIDPKWYIECAAHRQKWIDQGQSLNLYLSEPSGRKMHDMYMLAWQRGLKTTYYLRTLAATQVEKSTLDVNRFGVQPKWMKSRSASSDVEIRREQAELLPPTACSLDNPDCESCQ; translated from the coding sequence ATGTTACGTGCGCCTCACGAATGGATCGTTCGCAAGCGCGACGGTCGGCAAGTCTTATTTGAAATTGGTCGAATTCGAGACGCCATTTCCAATGCGTTTCGTGCAGAACTCAATCTTGCTGATAGTGCGCCGCTTGATCAAGATATTGCAAATGACATCGCCGACGTTGTTCAGTCGGTCAGCGACGATGTGGCTCCGCTGGCAAGCCAGTCGAGCGGAATTGACGTCGAGCGTATTCAAGATCTCGTCGAGATGGATCTGATGGCACGAGGGCACTATCGAGTCGCTCGTCGTTATATCATCTATCGAAGTGAACACGCGAAGATGCGTGCTTTACGTGGTGAAATCGATCTCGTGGAGGTCCCTGCGCAGCCTCATATTGTTCTGGAGGATGGAACACGTGTTCCTTTTGATCCACGGCGGGTACGAAAGCGGATTCATGAGGCCGCAGCGGGTTTGGGCGACGTGGTCGTCGTCGACGAGTTAGTCGACGAGGTCATGCGATCGATCTTCGATGGTATTCGAGTCACTGAGATCTATCGCGCTCAGATTCTCGCAGCACGATCTCGCATCGAGCGTGATCCCGCCTATGACGTCGTTGCATCACGACTGATGCTCAATGTTATCTACCAGGAAGCCCTGGGAGAAACTCCCAGCCATAAATCCTTGCTCAAGCTGCATCAGGATCAGTTTGAGCACTATATCATCGACGGAATTCGCGCTGGTCGCCTTTCGCCTGAACTTCGCGGCTTCGATCTCGCCCGTCTTGCTTGCGCGATGCAGCCCGAGCGTGATGGACAGTTCCGGTACCTGGGATTGCAAGCAATCTATGACCGGTACTTGCTTCATGTGAACGGACAGAGAATTGAAACGCCTCAGTTTTTCTGGATGCGCGTCGCGATGGGGGTCGCGCTGAAGGAGCAGTGCCGTGAAGATCGCGCTATCCAATTCTACAATATGCTCTCGACGTTCCGGTTCACCTCAGCGACGCCGACGCTGTTTAACTCCGGGACGCCTCATCCGCAACTGAGTTCCTGCTATCTGAGTACTGTCAACGATGACCTGCAGCATATTTTCAAGGTCGTTTCAGACAATGCGGTTCTTTCAAAATGGGCTGGCGGACTCGGTAACGATTGGACCAATATTCGTGCGACAAACGCACATATTCACGGCACCAATGGCATGAGTCAGGGGGTGATCCCATTTCTCAAGGTTGTGAATGACGCTGCGGTCGCGGTGAATCAGGGGGGGAAACGCAAGGGGGCGGTTTGCAGCTATCTCGAAACCTGGCATCTGGATATCGAAGAATTTCTGGATCTGAGAAAGAATACGGGGGATGATCGACGTCGTACGCATGATATGCACACCGCAAATTGGATCCCCGATTTGTTTATGAAACGCGTCAGTCAGGACGGGCATTGGACCTTGTTCAGTCCTGACGAGGTCAGCGATCTGCATGACTTGTACGGACAGACGTTTGACGAGCGCTACGAAGAGTACGAACGATTAGCTGCGGAAGGTGAAATTCGGCTTCATCGTAAGGTTTCAGCTGCTGAACTGTGGCGGAAGATGTTGACGCGATTATTTGAGACCGGTCACCCGTGGATCACATTCAAGGATCCGTCTAACATTCGCTCGCCGCAAGATCATGTCGGGGTCGTACACAGCAGCAATCTTTGCACAGAAATTCTACTCAACACGTCGCACGACGAAATCGCGGTCTGCAATCTCGGTTCCATCAATCTCGTGGCCCATGTCACTGAAAATGGCCTTGATTTAGAGCGTCTTCGCGAGACCGTGACGATTGCTGTGCGAATGCTCGACAACGTCATCGATATTAATTTCTATCCCACGCCAGAAGCGGCGGCGTCGAATCAACGGCATCGGCCTGTTGGTTTGGGATTGATGGGGTTTCAGGATGCACTGTGCAAGTTAGGGACCAGCTACGCAAGTCAAGAGGCGGTCAGGTTTGCCGACCAGAGTATGGAAGCAATTTCCTACTTCGCGATAATGGCGTCCGCGGCGTTGGCGGCAGAGCGTGGTACTTACTCGACCTATTCAGGATCGAAGTGGGACCGCGGTTTACTACCCATCGATACACTCGATCTGGTGGAACGTGAACGCGGAATGCCGATCTCTGTTGACCGTGCCAGTACGCTCGATTGGCAGGCGGTTCGCGATGCTGTCGCTACGTGCGGCATGAGGAATAGTAATGTCTTGGCGATTGCGCCGACAGCGACAATCTCGACAATCATCGGTGTGTCTCAATCGATTGAACCTGCGTATAAGCATTTGTACGCCAAGAGCAACCTGTCTGGGGAATTCACGCAGGTTAACGAGTCGCTCGTTGGGGAGCTCAAAAAGCTGGGACTCTGGGACTTCCAGATGCTTGATGAGCTGAAGTACTTTGATGGATCGCTGCAGAACATCGGCCGAATACCGCTAGAAATCCGTCAGAGATATCTGACGGCGTTTGAAATCGATCCGAAGTGGTATATCGAATGTGCCGCCCACCGACAGAAATGGATCGATCAGGGGCAGTCGCTGAATCTTTATCTGTCCGAGCCAAGCGGACGTAAGATGCATGACATGTACATGCTGGCGTGGCAACGGGGATTGAAGACGACCTACTATTTGCGAACTCTCGCTGCGACTCAGGTTGAAAAATCGACACTGGATGTCAATCGTTTTGGCGTTCAACCGAAGTGGATGAAAAGCCGAAGCGCTTCGAGTGACGTCGAGATTCGACGGGAGCAAGCCGAGCTTTTGCCTCCAACCGCATGCAGTTTGGACAATCCGGACTGCGAGTCATGCCAGTAA
- a CDS encoding diphosphate--fructose-6-phosphate 1-phosphotransferase translates to MSKGNVLVGQSGGPTSVINSSLAGVVDAALQNGIGRVFGMRYGIEGVLGDYLIDLGSESPEVRSGLRSTPGSALGSSRLKLKDEHFPEVLKQLKKYDIRYYFMIGGNDTMDTIHRVTKYANENGHEMIGVGVPKTVDNDLHGTDHTPGYPSAARYVALSVQQAGVLARDMQKVDQFVIFQSIGRSAGWLPAASAYARSAADLPPHLLLLPERSFDRDKFLAAVADAHKNYGFVSIVCGEGITNKDGSPVSVSQTKDKFGNVEFGAMGGTSAAMMLHRMIADEFGWRGEFQVTESLPMCAADRGVQLDFDEAYACGQQAVKLATQGTGGVMVTMQRRNQPGEKYEIDFGTISLSEVANHERPMPDEYITADGFGVTDAFIDYVKPLIGELPTYVRLAAKRAQA, encoded by the coding sequence ATGTCGAAAGGTAATGTGCTTGTCGGCCAGTCTGGTGGACCGACATCCGTAATCAATTCATCACTCGCCGGAGTGGTGGATGCCGCTCTCCAGAACGGGATCGGTCGCGTCTTCGGGATGCGATATGGCATCGAAGGGGTCTTGGGAGACTACCTGATCGATCTGGGAAGTGAATCGCCAGAAGTCCGTTCCGGTCTCCGTTCCACCCCCGGAAGCGCACTGGGGTCGAGCCGTCTGAAACTGAAAGACGAGCATTTCCCCGAAGTTCTGAAGCAACTCAAAAAGTACGATATTCGCTACTACTTCATGATCGGTGGTAACGACACGATGGACACCATCCATCGCGTGACGAAGTACGCCAATGAGAATGGTCATGAGATGATCGGGGTCGGTGTTCCCAAGACGGTCGACAACGACCTGCACGGAACCGATCACACGCCGGGCTATCCCAGTGCCGCACGCTACGTTGCGCTCAGCGTCCAGCAGGCCGGTGTCCTCGCTCGCGACATGCAGAAGGTTGACCAGTTCGTTATCTTCCAGTCGATTGGCCGGAGTGCCGGTTGGCTGCCTGCCGCCTCAGCCTACGCCCGTAGTGCAGCCGATCTGCCTCCGCACCTGCTGCTGCTGCCTGAACGGTCGTTCGATCGGGATAAGTTCCTCGCCGCCGTCGCAGACGCGCACAAGAACTACGGGTTCGTCAGCATCGTCTGTGGTGAGGGGATCACCAACAAGGACGGTTCTCCCGTCAGCGTTTCGCAGACCAAAGACAAGTTCGGCAACGTCGAATTTGGTGCGATGGGGGGAACCAGCGCGGCCATGATGCTGCATCGGATGATCGCCGACGAGTTCGGGTGGCGAGGTGAATTCCAGGTTACGGAATCGCTGCCGATGTGTGCCGCCGACCGTGGTGTCCAGCTCGACTTCGACGAAGCGTATGCCTGTGGTCAACAGGCCGTCAAACTGGCAACGCAGGGGACGGGCGGAGTCATGGTGACGATGCAGCGTCGTAACCAGCCCGGCGAAAAGTACGAAATCGACTTCGGCACGATCTCGCTGAGCGAAGTTGCGAATCACGAACGACCAATGCCTGATGAATACATCACGGCTGACGGCTTCGGTGTCACGGACGCGTTCATCGACTATGTGAAGCCGCTGATTGGTGAGCTTCCCACCTACGTGCGACTTGCCGCCAAGCGGGCCCAGGCCTGA
- a CDS encoding RNA recognition motif domain-containing protein, whose product MGKKLYVGNLSYGVTDSQLEQLFSAHGAVQSAQVIMDRDTGRSKGFGFVEMSNSSEAEAAIGALNGVEKDGRAMTVNEARPKAEGGGGGRGRSDYGGGGGGRRY is encoded by the coding sequence ATGGGCAAGAAACTGTACGTCGGCAATTTGTCCTACGGAGTTACCGACAGCCAGTTGGAACAGCTGTTCTCGGCACACGGTGCCGTGCAGTCTGCACAAGTGATCATGGATCGCGATACAGGTCGATCCAAGGGATTCGGATTCGTTGAGATGAGCAACTCGTCCGAAGCAGAAGCCGCAATTGGCGCGCTGAATGGCGTCGAAAAAGACGGCCGAGCAATGACCGTTAATGAAGCTCGACCCAAAGCAGAAGGTGGTGGTGGTGGCCGCGGTCGTAGTGATTACGGCGGCGGCGGCGGTGGTCGACGCTACTAA
- a CDS encoding glycosyltransferase family 39 protein, whose translation MPKPAESRWGILLLAVAVFSSVALMIPFLSAGPLTLDEHCSYWLIESDVPSTILERSLTEAAIPPLSAWFQWCLIQIGGRNELMLRLGSAIPYVLAIPVMFRLGKDLGGSMVGGISCLILAWHPEAMDEVRIGRCYGLMILLSAVSFLVTVRWLKSPSRWSDAILWGLIGGALLWTHYLTAPVLAVQLVVLLGLIRIGSTASRPPLMHLAAGVLIVVALGVPLVPSVIRMAEWNSAFGFGQQPTPLWELFGPIWVVGLCVGLVIGKLVTGRSFSKPSEVNSRHALVVLLVWGLAPLVMMAVVTHLGMPGLNNPRYRVAFAVPGACCLALLLVRYHSPVGAAVGAVALLIAAWSLETHRVWQPGRVSGVERFHWREIALTIERDGQPGEPVFVQSGLMEGFLVPQFFNDPLFMDYVACRVSKFYLPSFHPRYALPFLWNGGTPLIDYYRTLIGQHGDQSRAVWVACATDTDLCRNSLPAMHLLLSEAGYQLVDRQTHSTAELVRYELREGRKVLPSDATR comes from the coding sequence ATGCCGAAACCTGCTGAGAGTCGATGGGGCATTCTTCTTCTCGCTGTTGCCGTTTTCAGTTCCGTTGCGCTGATGATTCCGTTTCTCAGTGCTGGTCCGCTTACTCTTGACGAGCACTGCTCTTATTGGCTGATCGAATCCGATGTCCCTTCGACGATTCTCGAACGGAGTCTCACAGAGGCAGCGATTCCGCCGTTGTCTGCCTGGTTTCAGTGGTGCCTCATTCAGATCGGGGGGCGAAATGAGCTGATGCTCCGTTTGGGCTCGGCAATTCCGTATGTGCTGGCGATTCCTGTCATGTTTCGTCTGGGTAAAGATCTGGGCGGAAGTATGGTAGGGGGGATCTCTTGCCTGATCCTGGCGTGGCATCCCGAGGCCATGGACGAGGTTCGAATTGGACGCTGTTACGGGCTGATGATCCTGCTTTCGGCCGTGAGTTTTCTCGTCACAGTCAGGTGGCTGAAATCTCCTTCCCGCTGGAGTGACGCGATCCTCTGGGGTCTGATTGGTGGTGCCCTGTTGTGGACTCATTATCTCACGGCCCCGGTTTTGGCTGTTCAGCTGGTCGTTTTATTGGGCTTGATTCGAATCGGCTCCACGGCAAGTCGCCCACCACTGATGCATCTGGCTGCGGGGGTTCTGATCGTCGTGGCTTTGGGCGTGCCTCTAGTTCCCTCGGTGATTCGGATGGCGGAGTGGAATTCTGCTTTCGGATTCGGGCAACAGCCGACACCCCTGTGGGAATTGTTTGGCCCGATCTGGGTTGTGGGCTTATGCGTGGGGCTGGTCATCGGGAAGCTGGTCACGGGACGGTCATTCTCAAAGCCGTCCGAAGTTAACTCCCGCCACGCATTGGTTGTGCTGCTCGTGTGGGGGCTGGCTCCTCTAGTCATGATGGCCGTGGTCACGCATCTGGGGATGCCAGGTCTCAACAATCCTCGTTACCGAGTGGCGTTCGCTGTTCCCGGGGCGTGTTGTCTGGCGTTGTTGCTCGTTCGATATCATTCGCCGGTCGGCGCGGCCGTCGGCGCTGTTGCTCTTCTGATTGCCGCATGGAGTCTGGAGACACATCGCGTCTGGCAGCCAGGTCGCGTATCGGGGGTTGAGCGATTTCACTGGCGTGAGATCGCTCTCACCATCGAACGCGATGGGCAGCCCGGCGAACCGGTCTTCGTTCAAAGTGGATTGATGGAGGGATTTCTTGTTCCCCAGTTTTTCAATGATCCACTCTTCATGGACTATGTGGCCTGTCGTGTGAGTAAGTTCTACCTGCCGTCGTTCCACCCGCGATACGCGTTACCATTCCTGTGGAACGGCGGAACTCCGTTAATCGATTACTATCGGACGCTGATTGGGCAGCACGGCGATCAGTCGCGGGCAGTCTGGGTCGCCTGTGCGACGGATACGGATTTATGCCGGAATTCCCTGCCCGCGATGCATCTCCTGTTAAGTGAGGCGGGTTATCAGCTGGTTGACCGTCAGACGCATTCCACTGCCGAACTGGTCCGGTATGAGCTTCGTGAGGGTCGGAAAGTGCTACCGTCGGACGCCACTCGCTAA
- a CDS encoding valine--pyruvate transaminase — protein MSIEFSLAGKKLTARSGILELMDDLGRAMTEHPDMLMLGGGNPAAVPSIQKIWRDRMQDLVNEGPAFDRMLGNYDPPQGNPIFLRAMTKLLRQQFGWEIGPENLAVTNGGQSAFFFLFNLLAGRFENNKHRKILLPLTPEYIGYADQGIDESLFVACKPEISWPDGPESRIFKYRIDFAAVEKRLAEQDIAAIAVSRPTNPTGNVLTDEEIRRLSDLAARHGIPFIIDNAYGTPFPGVIFADASPFWAPHVILTLSLSKLGLPGTRTAIVIGPEQITKAVAAMTAIAGLANGNIGQQLVLPLIESGEILNLGPQHLIPFYSEKSRLAQGWIREFFEGTGVDWALHTSEGAFFHWLWLRNLNCSTKGLYSRLKARNVLVVPGEYFYFGLEDDWAQREQCLRLNFSQPAEVVRKGIRIIADEASKSLR, from the coding sequence ATGAGCATTGAGTTCTCTTTGGCTGGGAAAAAACTGACAGCCCGTAGCGGCATCCTTGAACTGATGGATGATCTCGGTCGGGCAATGACCGAACATCCCGACATGCTCATGCTCGGGGGAGGAAACCCTGCCGCCGTTCCCTCGATTCAAAAAATCTGGAGGGACCGGATGCAAGATCTGGTCAACGAAGGACCCGCGTTCGACCGCATGCTGGGAAACTATGATCCTCCCCAGGGTAACCCCATTTTCCTCCGGGCGATGACGAAGCTCCTGCGACAGCAGTTCGGCTGGGAGATCGGCCCCGAAAATCTCGCCGTGACCAATGGGGGCCAAAGTGCCTTCTTCTTCCTCTTCAATCTGCTGGCAGGCCGCTTCGAGAACAACAAACACCGTAAAATCCTGCTCCCGCTGACACCGGAATATATAGGGTACGCGGATCAAGGGATCGATGAATCACTCTTCGTCGCCTGTAAACCCGAAATCAGCTGGCCCGACGGACCTGAATCCCGGATCTTCAAATATCGCATCGACTTCGCCGCGGTCGAAAAGCGACTGGCGGAACAGGACATCGCCGCAATCGCCGTTTCGCGTCCGACAAACCCCACCGGAAACGTGCTGACGGACGAGGAAATCCGGCGTTTATCCGATCTGGCGGCTCGCCACGGAATTCCGTTCATTATCGACAATGCATACGGAACTCCGTTCCCGGGAGTCATCTTTGCCGACGCAAGTCCGTTCTGGGCCCCGCATGTCATCCTGACACTGAGTCTTTCCAAGCTGGGACTGCCCGGAACGAGAACTGCCATCGTAATCGGCCCCGAACAAATCACCAAAGCCGTCGCCGCAATGACCGCCATCGCCGGCCTGGCGAACGGCAATATTGGACAGCAACTGGTGCTTCCGCTGATTGAGTCAGGAGAAATCCTGAACCTGGGTCCGCAGCACCTTATCCCCTTCTACTCCGAAAAAAGCCGACTTGCGCAGGGGTGGATTCGCGAGTTCTTCGAGGGAACGGGTGTTGACTGGGCCCTCCACACCAGCGAGGGGGCCTTCTTTCACTGGCTCTGGCTCCGTAACCTCAATTGCTCCACGAAAGGACTCTACTCCCGCCTGAAAGCTCGCAACGTGCTAGTCGTCCCCGGGGAATATTTCTACTTCGGGCTGGAAGACGATTGGGCGCAACGTGAGCAATGTCTCAGACTTAACTTCTCGCAGCCTGCCGAAGTCGTGCGGAAAGGAATTCGCATTATCGCCGACGAAGCATCAAAGTCGCTTCGCTAA
- a CDS encoding GspE/PulE family protein — MSEDYLNKLVEDGVISGDQLGEAEDMANSIGTSVADALVRLGYVSSGEMGQLQAAQYGHEYVNLDAMEIPASVIALIPESVARENIVIPLGLDDERLRVAMMNANDLDVIDKIRFMVNRDIEPVGAPRESIQNAINRYYGGSETESVDSMLTEFTETAIDFTETESPQSKQDKEEENAPVVRLCNLIISEAVNMRASDIHIEPFEDRIRVRYRIDGVLVERDSPPRRLLAALTSRFKIMARMDIAEKRRPQDGRIKTRAGGKDFDLRVSILPTNHGQAIVMRILDRDNIKVGIRSLGFSEDNYRRFQNIIRRPNGIFLVTGPTGSGKTTTLYSALGELNRPDRKIITAEDPVEYYLPGINQVEVKHDIGLDFSRIIRAMLRQAPNVILVGEIRDTETAEMAIQASLTGHLVFSTLHTNDAPSSITRLIDMGVEPFLVASSVMAIMAQRLIRVVCAKCKEPYTPEPSEIQHFGITPDQLEEATFMRGKGCNNCQHTGYRGRNAVFELMLMNSTLREMTFKSEPAQSIRRQARLFGMKTLVEDALSRSLMGKTTLVEVYRLDKGGH, encoded by the coding sequence ATGTCTGAAGATTATTTGAATAAACTCGTCGAAGATGGTGTCATCAGCGGGGACCAGCTCGGCGAAGCCGAGGACATGGCAAACAGCATCGGAACTTCGGTTGCTGATGCGCTCGTCCGGCTAGGCTACGTCAGTAGCGGCGAAATGGGCCAGCTCCAGGCGGCCCAGTACGGACACGAATACGTCAACCTTGACGCAATGGAGATCCCCGCGAGTGTAATCGCGTTGATCCCGGAGTCAGTTGCCCGCGAGAATATTGTCATTCCATTGGGACTTGATGACGAACGCCTCCGAGTCGCAATGATGAACGCCAACGACTTGGATGTCATCGATAAGATTCGGTTCATGGTAAACCGCGACATCGAACCCGTCGGCGCCCCCCGCGAATCCATCCAGAACGCGATCAACCGCTACTACGGCGGATCAGAAACGGAGTCCGTCGACTCCATGCTGACGGAATTCACCGAAACCGCCATCGACTTTACAGAGACCGAAAGTCCGCAGTCGAAACAAGATAAGGAAGAAGAGAACGCACCAGTCGTCCGCCTGTGTAACCTGATCATCTCTGAAGCGGTGAACATGCGGGCGAGCGATATTCACATTGAGCCATTCGAGGACCGAATTCGCGTCCGGTACCGGATCGACGGGGTGCTCGTGGAACGCGACAGCCCTCCCCGCCGACTCCTCGCAGCGCTCACTTCTCGCTTTAAGATCATGGCCCGCATGGACATTGCGGAAAAACGCCGACCTCAGGACGGCCGTATCAAGACCCGTGCCGGCGGAAAAGACTTCGACCTCCGCGTGAGTATCCTGCCAACCAACCATGGACAGGCGATCGTCATGCGTATTCTCGACCGCGATAACATCAAGGTCGGCATTCGCAGCCTGGGGTTCAGCGAAGACAACTACCGCCGCTTTCAGAACATCATCCGCCGCCCAAACGGAATCTTCCTCGTAACCGGCCCCACCGGCAGCGGCAAGACAACTACTCTTTATAGCGCCCTCGGCGAACTGAACCGCCCCGACAGGAAGATCATCACGGCCGAAGACCCCGTGGAGTACTACCTCCCGGGCATCAACCAGGTCGAGGTCAAGCATGATATCGGACTGGATTTTTCGCGAATTATTCGTGCCATGCTGCGACAGGCCCCCAACGTCATTCTGGTGGGGGAAATTCGCGATACCGAGACGGCCGAGATGGCTATTCAGGCTTCGCTGACTGGACACTTGGTTTTCAGTACGCTACATACGAACGATGCGCCCAGTTCTATTACACGCCTGATCGACATGGGTGTGGAGCCGTTTCTGGTCGCATCCAGCGTGATGGCGATTATGGCACAGCGTTTGATCCGGGTGGTTTGTGCGAAATGCAAGGAGCCCTACACGCCCGAGCCGTCCGAAATCCAGCACTTTGGAATCACGCCAGACCAGCTCGAAGAGGCGACCTTCATGCGTGGAAAAGGCTGTAACAACTGCCAGCACACGGGTTACCGTGGTCGCAACGCCGTTTTCGAACTCATGCTCATGAACTCGACCCTGCGAGAAATGACCTTCAAGAGCGAGCCTGCTCAGTCCATTCGCCGCCAGGCACGGCTGTTCGGCATGAAAACCCTCGTCGAAGATGCTTTGTCCCGCTCGCTGATGGGAAAGACGACTCTCGTGGAGGTGTACCGACTCGACAAAGGGGGCCACTAA